One genomic region from Chelonia mydas isolate rCheMyd1 chromosome 25, rCheMyd1.pri.v2, whole genome shotgun sequence encodes:
- the LOC114020067 gene encoding C-type lectin domain family 10 member A isoform X4, translated as MDPEAEVTYADLKFLPRSQQTDVKKADSRLLAGNMQLLEESEQAKSELQQAEGRYSQLLQLALHAKICALESPSSNTSEPRNISCTFCPYQWISNKGRCYYFSPSPLSWNDSRSSCQREQAELVVITNREEQDFLSKQQSLEAYWIGLTDVAQEGSWKWVDGTDLNQMEKFWFSPQPDNYYNEDCATLTTKQPLPLNWNDVPCHKFFPYICEKAANTLTI; from the exons ATGGATCCGGAAGCTGAGGTCACCTACGCGGATCTGAAATTTCTTCCCAGATCGCAGCAAACAGATGTGAAGAAAGCAG ATTCCCGGCTCCTAGCTGGCAACATGCAGCTTCTAGAGGAATCCGAGCAAGCCAAGAGCGAACTGCAGCAAGCGGAAGGGAGATACTCCCAGTTACTGCAGTTGGCGTTGCACGCAAAGATCTGCGCCCTGGAGTCCCCGTCCTCCAACACCTCAGAGCCCCGCA ACATcagctgtaccttctgcccctacCAATGGATTTCAAACAAAGGGAGGTGTTACTACTTTTCTCCAAGTCCTTTATCGTGGAACGacagcaggagcagctgccagAGGGAACAGGCCGAGCTAGTGGTCATTACCAATCGGGAGGAGCAG GACTTTCTCAGCAAGCAGCAAAGCCTTGAGGCTTATTGGATTGGCCTGACGGATGTGGCCCAAGAAGGCTCCTGGAAGTGGGTGGATGGCACTGACTTAAACCAAATGGAGAA attTTGGTTCTCTCCCCAGCCAGATAACTATTACAATGAGGACTGTGCGACTCTGACCACCAAACAACCCCTGCCACTTAACTGGAATGATGTCCCGTGCCACAAATTTTTCCCCTACATCTGTGAAAAGGCAGCCAACACTCTCACCATCTAA
- the LOC114020067 gene encoding hepatic lectin isoform X1, with protein MTFFLLLLILRRVCTKCRPVWCVCVCSFSFLPVHPESKPPAQKTSPWAWLATVVILCVLFLVALISLSILYSRLLAGNMQLLEESEQAKSELQQAEGRYSQLLQLALHAKICALESPSSNTSEPRNISCTFCPYQWISNKGRCYYFSPSPLSWNDSRSSCQREQAELVVITNREEQDFLSKQQSLEAYWIGLTDVAQEGSWKWVDGTDLNQMEKFWFSPQPDNYYNEDCATLTTKQPLPLNWNDVPCHKFFPYICEKAANTLTI; from the exons atgaCTTTCTTCCTTCTGCTGCTGATACTGCGTAGGGTCTGTACCAAATGCAGAccagtgtggtgtgtgtgtgtttgttctttttcctttctccctgtaCACCCAGAATCAAAGCCCCCTGCCCAGAAGACGTCTCCGTGGGCTTGGCTAGCAACAGTGGTGATTCTCTGCGTGCTGTTCCTGGTGGCGTTAATTTCCCTGAGTATCCTGT ATTCCCGGCTCCTAGCTGGCAACATGCAGCTTCTAGAGGAATCCGAGCAAGCCAAGAGCGAACTGCAGCAAGCGGAAGGGAGATACTCCCAGTTACTGCAGTTGGCGTTGCACGCAAAGATCTGCGCCCTGGAGTCCCCGTCCTCCAACACCTCAGAGCCCCGCA ACATcagctgtaccttctgcccctacCAATGGATTTCAAACAAAGGGAGGTGTTACTACTTTTCTCCAAGTCCTTTATCGTGGAACGacagcaggagcagctgccagAGGGAACAGGCCGAGCTAGTGGTCATTACCAATCGGGAGGAGCAG GACTTTCTCAGCAAGCAGCAAAGCCTTGAGGCTTATTGGATTGGCCTGACGGATGTGGCCCAAGAAGGCTCCTGGAAGTGGGTGGATGGCACTGACTTAAACCAAATGGAGAA attTTGGTTCTCTCCCCAGCCAGATAACTATTACAATGAGGACTGTGCGACTCTGACCACCAAACAACCCCTGCCACTTAACTGGAATGATGTCCCGTGCCACAAATTTTTCCCCTACATCTGTGAAAAGGCAGCCAACACTCTCACCATCTAA
- the LOC114020067 gene encoding CD209 antigen-like protein E isoform X3, producing the protein MTFFLLLLILRRVCTKCRPVWCVCVCSFSFLPVHPESKPPAQKTSPWAWLATVVILCVLFLVALISLSILYSRLLAGNMQLLEESEQAKSELQQAEGRYSQLLQLALHAKICALESPSSNTSEPRNISCTFCPYQWISNKGRCYYFSPSPLSWNDSRSSCQREQAELVVITNREEQDFLSKQQSLEAYWIGLTDVAQEGSWKWVDGTDLNQMEKSDSVQLCWCKSGVILVKRKK; encoded by the exons atgaCTTTCTTCCTTCTGCTGCTGATACTGCGTAGGGTCTGTACCAAATGCAGAccagtgtggtgtgtgtgtgtttgttctttttcctttctccctgtaCACCCAGAATCAAAGCCCCCTGCCCAGAAGACGTCTCCGTGGGCTTGGCTAGCAACAGTGGTGATTCTCTGCGTGCTGTTCCTGGTGGCGTTAATTTCCCTGAGTATCCTGT ATTCCCGGCTCCTAGCTGGCAACATGCAGCTTCTAGAGGAATCCGAGCAAGCCAAGAGCGAACTGCAGCAAGCGGAAGGGAGATACTCCCAGTTACTGCAGTTGGCGTTGCACGCAAAGATCTGCGCCCTGGAGTCCCCGTCCTCCAACACCTCAGAGCCCCGCA ACATcagctgtaccttctgcccctacCAATGGATTTCAAACAAAGGGAGGTGTTACTACTTTTCTCCAAGTCCTTTATCGTGGAACGacagcaggagcagctgccagAGGGAACAGGCCGAGCTAGTGGTCATTACCAATCGGGAGGAGCAG GACTTTCTCAGCAAGCAGCAAAGCCTTGAGGCTTATTGGATTGGCCTGACGGATGTGGCCCAAGAAGGCTCCTGGAAGTGGGTGGATGGCACTGACTTAAACCAAATGGAGAA GTCAGATTCTGTTCAGCTatgttggtgtaaatctggagtaatccTGGTGAAGAGGAAGAAGTAG
- the LOC114020067 gene encoding hepatic lectin isoform X2, with translation MDPEAEVTYADLKFLPRSQQTDVKKAESKPPAQKTSPWAWLATVVILCVLFLVALISLSILYSRLLAGNMQLLEESEQAKSELQQAEGRYSQLLQLALHAKICALESPSSNTSEPRNISCTFCPYQWISNKGRCYYFSPSPLSWNDSRSSCQREQAELVVITNREEQDFLSKQQSLEAYWIGLTDVAQEGSWKWVDGTDLNQMEKFWFSPQPDNYYNEDCATLTTKQPLPLNWNDVPCHKFFPYICEKAANTLTI, from the exons ATGGATCCGGAAGCTGAGGTCACCTACGCGGATCTGAAATTTCTTCCCAGATCGCAGCAAACAGATGTGAAGAAAGCAG AATCAAAGCCCCCTGCCCAGAAGACGTCTCCGTGGGCTTGGCTAGCAACAGTGGTGATTCTCTGCGTGCTGTTCCTGGTGGCGTTAATTTCCCTGAGTATCCTGT ATTCCCGGCTCCTAGCTGGCAACATGCAGCTTCTAGAGGAATCCGAGCAAGCCAAGAGCGAACTGCAGCAAGCGGAAGGGAGATACTCCCAGTTACTGCAGTTGGCGTTGCACGCAAAGATCTGCGCCCTGGAGTCCCCGTCCTCCAACACCTCAGAGCCCCGCA ACATcagctgtaccttctgcccctacCAATGGATTTCAAACAAAGGGAGGTGTTACTACTTTTCTCCAAGTCCTTTATCGTGGAACGacagcaggagcagctgccagAGGGAACAGGCCGAGCTAGTGGTCATTACCAATCGGGAGGAGCAG GACTTTCTCAGCAAGCAGCAAAGCCTTGAGGCTTATTGGATTGGCCTGACGGATGTGGCCCAAGAAGGCTCCTGGAAGTGGGTGGATGGCACTGACTTAAACCAAATGGAGAA attTTGGTTCTCTCCCCAGCCAGATAACTATTACAATGAGGACTGTGCGACTCTGACCACCAAACAACCCCTGCCACTTAACTGGAATGATGTCCCGTGCCACAAATTTTTCCCCTACATCTGTGAAAAGGCAGCCAACACTCTCACCATCTAA